The Sediminispirochaeta smaragdinae DSM 11293 genome has a segment encoding these proteins:
- a CDS encoding sugar isomerase domain-containing protein: protein MEPRFIQGIQDLLDTFVSRNCLQLQQAVTCCADSIEAGRGIHLFGAGHSALPCMEAFPRIGSFIGFHQLTEPSLGFNGFVTGKGGQRQMSFLEQTSGFAEVIFENYRFSSDDTLIVFSHSGINALPVEMAEMAHSLGMQTIAVVSLAHAKSQSSKAPSGKRLDEVASYVIDTCVPAHDAIVDIGDGEKSGGASTVMSMIVMNTIVSETAALLKKRDVPVMVYPSHNVSQHVDEVLEREKSIFDAYKTFRAKF, encoded by the coding sequence GTGGAGCCGCGATTTATTCAAGGAATACAGGATCTCCTTGATACTTTCGTTTCACGCAATTGCTTGCAATTACAGCAGGCAGTAACATGTTGTGCGGATAGTATTGAGGCGGGACGCGGGATCCATCTTTTTGGGGCAGGACATAGTGCCTTGCCGTGTATGGAGGCCTTTCCCCGGATTGGCTCTTTTATCGGTTTTCATCAACTGACCGAACCAAGCCTGGGGTTTAACGGATTCGTTACCGGGAAGGGCGGACAGCGGCAGATGTCGTTTCTTGAACAAACCTCGGGTTTTGCCGAGGTTATTTTTGAGAATTACCGTTTTTCTTCTGATGATACATTAATTGTTTTTTCGCATTCCGGAATTAATGCACTTCCTGTCGAGATGGCAGAGATGGCCCACTCGCTTGGTATGCAAACAATTGCGGTGGTGTCCCTTGCGCATGCAAAATCTCAGAGTTCGAAAGCCCCCTCGGGCAAGCGCCTGGATGAGGTCGCTTCGTATGTCATCGATACCTGTGTCCCGGCACATGACGCAATTGTGGATATTGGCGATGGTGAGAAATCCGGAGGGGCCTCGACCGTTATGTCCATGATCGTTATGAATACAATTGTGTCGGAGACAGCTGCTTTGCTGAAAAAGCGGGATGTACCCGTAATGGTGTATCCAAGCCATAATGTATCTCAGCATGTTGATGAAGTTTTGGAACGAGAGAAGTCTATTTTTGATGCGTATAAAACTTTCAGGGCAAAATTCTAG
- the deoC gene encoding deoxyribose-phosphate aldolase: MITTHDIAKMIDHSLLRPNLTTEQVREGLKLAKAYETVSVCVHPADVRLAVEILAGTEVKVTTVIGFPHGAHTTKVKVYEAEEAMADGAVELDMVINIGRLLSHDYAYVQEEIKALVDVAHAKHALVKVILENCYLDDNLIRKACELSEAAGADFVKTSTGFGTGGATIHDLQIMRASCSPKVQIKAAGGVRTLDAALDVRAAGASRFGATATKTILDECRQREQAGTLKEK, encoded by the coding sequence ATGATTACGACGCACGACATTGCAAAAATGATTGATCACTCCCTTTTAAGGCCCAATCTGACTACTGAGCAGGTTCGGGAAGGATTAAAGCTGGCAAAGGCGTACGAGACGGTATCGGTTTGTGTGCATCCTGCCGATGTCAGGTTGGCGGTGGAGATACTGGCGGGGACAGAGGTAAAGGTAACAACGGTTATTGGTTTTCCCCATGGGGCACATACCACCAAGGTAAAGGTCTATGAAGCAGAAGAGGCCATGGCTGATGGAGCGGTGGAACTCGACATGGTCATCAACATCGGAAGGCTTTTGTCTCATGACTATGCATACGTACAAGAAGAAATAAAAGCGCTGGTTGATGTGGCCCACGCTAAACATGCTCTTGTGAAGGTGATTTTAGAAAATTGCTATCTCGATGACAATCTCATCAGGAAAGCCTGTGAGTTGTCGGAGGCTGCCGGGGCTGATTTTGTAAAGACGTCGACGGGTTTCGGGACCGGCGGTGCGACTATTCATGATCTGCAGATTATGCGTGCATCATGCAGCCCAAAGGTGCAGATCAAAGCTGCCGGGGGTGTCAGAACCTTAGATGCTGCACTTGATGTGCGTGCTGCTGGGGCCTCGCGGTTTGGTGCAACGGCGACAAAGACAATCCTTGATGAATGCAGGCAGCGTGAACAAGCCGGTACCCTGAAAGAGAAATAA
- a CDS encoding DEAD/DEAH box helicase — MASQKSIHDEYPFSDMIFTSKHLVAAKRLFEPIIRHRGAEYFREGRVAFESLSPEGAFFSVEGSRGMPYSVVLRTKGDKGDDLSASSCNCPYDDFCKHIWASLLTAINDKLPLPSGLGISKSFSRASGESWVRDLIKEPQHPVRDPKKRFRLLFLIGPYPSYAFRSKLFVRPALRYIRQDGELGAISNFRDSAHLADVSDREKMLLSSCLEYEGNRLDLHTGIGYLLGEKGIPAYVDNGQTPPVPITIFPVEGLEVDFRPQLEENGEVEFQPLLAYIDSQGRRQHVAARECLLDRRGAEKFLFHPLSGLLALVPVDNGTENRALDLLVNGLLPWRPENIRELERLLPKEQISLAEVKTEFRFSDNIPRLTLDITEVPQGLEFSVGIDHASLPDSEVSLHADGYWVIPRVDYQAALKQVSRSMGASEGFSPDASLFRVNMTLVQFLKEKAHELLAAGLLLRLNSIPIHPAGEIRIESASGVDWLDLRVSIDGQDIGTHSLDLSRRLLSAGDHFIVLDDDQVDRLIHLNELDRGKSGSFRLYPNDIATVQDLGSLIDGIDDPRLERSRNIIARLETGFDTRQEPPSPLLRAKLREYQKTGLEWLRFLERYNLGGILADDMGLGKTIQTIALLADTLRRGDAGPYLIVAPVSVVPNWASEFHRFLPEMEVTIHIGTDRAPLGKAPRGVVLTSYQILRLDAGEFTSISWHLLCLDESQNIKNAATKTYKTVRTLSADRALALSGTPIENSVMELWAVMDIVNPGLLGTREAFKRHYAKAVHAGNGEITSNLRKRIAPFILRRTKGIVASELPAREEVLYKVELSSQEARFYTRLKESMRAEVKSLIDAKPGSLKVANAILMALLRLRQAAISPILLDEKPETSSKLDVVIQLLETLLAEGHKVLIFSQFVKVLSLLRARLEAKEMEYAYLDGSLGTRAREQAIRSFKNAKGIFLISLKAGGTGLNLTEADYVFILDPWWNPAVESQAIDRSHRIGQRRPVIAYKFIATGTVEERIIELQEQKRRIANELLSFDSSLIGRMDREEILALFR, encoded by the coding sequence ATGGCATCCCAAAAGAGCATACATGATGAATATCCCTTCTCTGATATGATTTTTACATCAAAGCATCTGGTGGCAGCCAAGCGTTTGTTTGAACCGATTATTCGGCATCGGGGGGCAGAGTACTTTCGGGAAGGCCGGGTGGCCTTCGAAAGCCTCTCTCCTGAAGGAGCCTTTTTCTCGGTGGAGGGGAGCCGGGGAATGCCCTATTCTGTTGTGCTTAGGACGAAGGGAGACAAAGGAGACGACCTTTCGGCTTCAAGCTGCAATTGTCCCTACGATGACTTTTGTAAGCATATTTGGGCATCCCTGCTGACGGCAATAAACGACAAGCTTCCTTTACCTTCCGGATTAGGGATTTCGAAGTCGTTCTCTCGTGCCTCTGGAGAATCCTGGGTCCGTGATCTGATCAAAGAGCCGCAGCATCCTGTCCGCGATCCGAAGAAGCGGTTCCGCCTTCTTTTCCTCATAGGGCCTTACCCCTCCTATGCTTTCCGGTCGAAACTTTTCGTCCGCCCTGCCCTTCGGTACATACGACAAGACGGTGAGCTCGGTGCAATTTCGAATTTTCGTGATTCGGCTCATCTTGCAGATGTATCCGACAGGGAAAAAATGCTCCTTTCTTCATGCCTCGAGTATGAAGGAAACCGTTTGGATCTTCACACCGGCATAGGCTATCTTCTCGGGGAAAAGGGGATTCCTGCTTACGTCGATAACGGGCAAACTCCCCCGGTCCCCATCACTATTTTCCCTGTCGAGGGTCTTGAGGTGGATTTTCGACCGCAACTGGAAGAAAATGGGGAGGTTGAATTTCAGCCACTGCTCGCATATATCGATTCCCAGGGGCGTCGGCAGCATGTTGCTGCGAGGGAGTGCCTTCTGGACAGACGGGGTGCAGAGAAATTCCTCTTTCATCCCCTTTCCGGTCTGCTGGCCCTCGTCCCCGTGGATAACGGTACGGAAAATCGAGCCCTTGATCTCTTGGTTAATGGACTTCTGCCCTGGCGTCCTGAGAATATTCGGGAGTTGGAAAGGCTGCTTCCGAAGGAGCAGATAAGCCTTGCGGAAGTAAAAACTGAGTTTCGGTTTTCCGATAATATTCCCAGGCTTACTCTCGACATCACCGAGGTTCCCCAAGGTCTTGAGTTTTCGGTCGGTATCGACCACGCCTCACTTCCAGATTCCGAAGTCTCCCTTCATGCTGATGGATATTGGGTGATTCCCCGTGTGGACTATCAGGCTGCTTTGAAGCAGGTTTCACGCAGTATGGGCGCTTCTGAAGGCTTTTCCCCCGATGCTTCGCTGTTCAGAGTCAACATGACTCTGGTTCAATTCCTGAAGGAAAAGGCTCACGAGCTGCTTGCTGCCGGTTTGTTACTCCGTTTGAATAGCATCCCGATTCATCCTGCCGGTGAAATCAGGATTGAATCCGCCAGCGGGGTGGATTGGCTTGATCTTAGAGTTTCTATAGATGGACAAGATATTGGTACTCACTCGCTGGATCTATCCCGCCGATTGCTTTCTGCGGGAGATCATTTCATTGTTTTGGATGATGATCAGGTGGATCGGCTGATCCATCTTAACGAACTGGATCGAGGGAAATCGGGCAGCTTTCGTTTGTATCCCAACGATATCGCAACCGTTCAGGATCTCGGTTCCCTGATAGATGGCATCGACGATCCCCGACTGGAACGCAGCCGGAATATCATCGCCAGGCTTGAGACCGGATTCGATACCCGCCAAGAGCCCCCTAGTCCTCTCCTCCGGGCGAAGCTCCGGGAGTATCAGAAAACCGGACTGGAGTGGTTGCGCTTTCTGGAACGTTACAACCTGGGAGGGATCCTGGCCGATGATATGGGACTGGGAAAGACGATCCAGACCATTGCCCTCTTGGCGGATACTCTTCGGAGGGGAGATGCAGGTCCCTATCTGATCGTGGCCCCCGTAAGTGTCGTTCCCAACTGGGCCTCGGAATTTCACCGGTTTTTGCCGGAAATGGAGGTAACAATTCATATTGGGACCGACAGAGCACCCCTGGGAAAGGCCCCCAGGGGTGTGGTTCTTACCTCGTATCAGATTCTCAGGCTGGATGCCGGGGAGTTTACATCAATATCCTGGCATCTCCTTTGTCTTGATGAAAGTCAAAACATTAAGAATGCAGCAACGAAAACCTACAAAACCGTTCGGACACTCTCGGCAGATCGTGCTTTAGCCCTCTCAGGAACCCCTATCGAAAACTCGGTAATGGAGCTATGGGCCGTGATGGATATCGTTAATCCCGGCCTGTTGGGTACACGAGAGGCGTTTAAACGTCACTACGCAAAGGCGGTACATGCCGGTAATGGGGAGATAACTTCAAACCTGCGGAAACGAATCGCTCCTTTTATTCTCAGACGCACCAAAGGGATTGTGGCTTCAGAGCTTCCCGCAAGGGAAGAGGTTTTGTACAAAGTAGAGCTCTCCTCCCAAGAAGCCCGATTCTACACCCGGTTGAAGGAGTCTATGCGGGCGGAGGTTAAAAGTCTCATCGATGCCAAGCCCGGATCTCTCAAGGTAGCCAACGCAATATTGATGGCCCTGCTCAGACTCCGCCAGGCTGCCATTTCCCCGATTCTTCTGGATGAGAAGCCCGAAACCAGCAGCAAACTGGATGTCGTAATTCAGCTTTTGGAAACCCTCCTCGCCGAGGGCCACAAGGTGTTGATTTTTAGTCAGTTTGTCAAGGTCCTCTCATTGCTGCGCGCGCGCCTTGAAGCAAAGGAGATGGAGTATGCCTATCTTGATGGTTCTCTGGGGACTCGTGCACGGGAACAGGCCATTCGCTCGTTTAAAAACGCAAAGGGGATCTTTCTTATCAGCCTCAAGGCCGGAGGAACCGGTCTCAATCTCACCGAAGCCGACTATGTCTTTATCCTCGACCCCTGGTGGAATCCCGCGGTGGAATCTCAGGCTATCGATAGAAGTCACCGTATTGGCCAGAGGAGGCCTGTGATTGCCTACAAATTCATCGCTACCGGGACCGTTGAGGAACGGATTATAGAGCTTCAGGAACAGAAGCGGCGTATCGCCAACGAGCTGCTCTCCTTCGATTCCTCGCTTATCGGAAGGATGGACCGGGAGGAAATCCTGGCACTGTTTCGGTAG
- a CDS encoding ROK family protein, which translates to MYTYYVGLDMGGTKLKAAVLDEGYQIIKTFYCTPQNEKTTREMCSGEWKKLITPYLAELEQEYHALPSAFGISTPGIPKKDHTAIGHMPERLTDIQGLDWSELLKYPGKIYTVNDAKAAFIGEIQADELKHIKNICMLTLGTGVGGAAKVDGILLEGNIGRAGHLGNMSVDMEGRQALTGIPGGLDNLVGNCQISERTHGLYDDPLGLEMDYVKGDPAAVEYWLKMVKALAVGIASLINILDPEIVIIGGGIANAGKNLFGPLKRYLDLYEWRPYGIPTKIIPAANGDFSGAIGAAIFAHAWQLHIDSGSKGQLAI; encoded by the coding sequence ATGTACACATACTATGTGGGATTAGACATGGGCGGTACAAAACTCAAAGCAGCGGTACTGGATGAAGGCTATCAAATAATCAAAACGTTTTATTGCACTCCACAAAATGAGAAAACTACCCGGGAAATGTGCTCCGGAGAGTGGAAAAAACTCATCACTCCATATCTTGCTGAGCTTGAACAAGAATACCATGCATTACCTTCCGCATTCGGCATTTCGACTCCGGGAATCCCGAAAAAAGACCATACGGCAATAGGCCACATGCCCGAACGGCTAACCGACATTCAAGGTTTGGATTGGAGTGAACTTCTCAAGTATCCTGGAAAAATCTATACGGTAAACGATGCAAAAGCGGCTTTTATTGGAGAAATTCAAGCCGACGAGCTCAAGCACATCAAAAATATCTGTATGCTTACGTTGGGTACCGGTGTGGGAGGTGCTGCAAAAGTCGATGGGATTCTGTTGGAAGGAAACATCGGCAGAGCAGGACACCTTGGAAATATGAGTGTGGATATGGAAGGTAGACAAGCACTGACAGGCATCCCCGGAGGGTTAGATAATTTAGTCGGGAATTGCCAGATCTCCGAAAGGACGCATGGTTTATATGATGACCCGCTTGGTCTTGAAATGGATTATGTCAAAGGAGATCCGGCGGCTGTTGAATATTGGTTAAAGATGGTAAAGGCCCTGGCCGTGGGGATTGCTTCGCTAATAAATATACTTGATCCCGAAATTGTGATAATAGGCGGAGGAATTGCAAACGCCGGAAAAAATCTTTTCGGCCCCCTCAAGCGATACCTCGATCTTTATGAATGGAGACCCTATGGCATTCCGACAAAGATTATTCCCGCAGCAAATGGCGATTTCTCCGGCGCAATCGGTGCGGCGATATTTGCTCATGCGTGGCAACTGCATATCGATTCAGGCTCAAAAGGACAGTTAGCGATATAA
- a CDS encoding GntR family transcriptional regulator, with amino-acid sequence MPKGRTRKVAEIKQKLIDRIASGYYQSGDRFFSNRAIAARFHISYMTAHRLLKELEEEGYLGRKAQSGSFVKGEHHTYDAVGLYVSERAQIKTSYSAFLLHKLVLRLEAVDLPHKIVWTDRNTVLEDDLYPVMIDTGYLQMQLYRQNIFGFLLNQKAAPGLSSIWVDSVYIDNYSGGTAAAQIFKEYLSLDAYLVFAGPEDDERSRARVSGFLSEFPDAQVVSAGTWHFEEALRHVPTLFGTEVEKEKCAVFCCNDKLASAVIHYCSDSGIAPPFIMGFDNMPVSEELNFSTIAVPWDEMVERTVECCVSRLGGDGSSTRHIVLNTKPLLRGLSLRH; translated from the coding sequence ATGCCGAAAGGAAGGACCCGGAAGGTTGCCGAAATCAAGCAAAAGCTTATTGACCGCATAGCGTCTGGATACTATCAAAGCGGTGACCGGTTTTTCTCAAATCGTGCAATTGCCGCACGCTTTCATATTAGCTACATGACTGCTCACAGGCTTCTCAAAGAGCTGGAAGAGGAGGGCTATCTGGGCCGAAAGGCCCAGTCCGGTTCATTTGTCAAGGGAGAGCATCATACGTATGACGCGGTAGGTCTTTATGTGTCCGAACGGGCCCAAATTAAAACAAGCTACAGTGCTTTCCTGCTGCATAAACTGGTCCTTCGTCTTGAAGCGGTTGATCTTCCTCATAAAATCGTATGGACCGATCGCAATACTGTTTTGGAGGACGATCTTTATCCTGTAATGATCGATACGGGTTATCTTCAAATGCAGCTTTACCGGCAAAATATTTTTGGCTTTTTGTTGAACCAAAAAGCTGCGCCGGGACTTTCGTCGATTTGGGTCGACAGTGTGTATATTGATAACTACTCCGGAGGGACTGCCGCTGCTCAGATTTTCAAAGAATATCTTTCTTTGGATGCCTATCTCGTTTTTGCCGGTCCCGAAGATGATGAACGCAGTCGGGCAAGGGTTTCCGGTTTTCTTTCCGAATTTCCTGATGCTCAGGTGGTATCGGCAGGGACTTGGCATTTTGAAGAGGCCCTGCGTCACGTACCGACCCTCTTTGGAACAGAGGTAGAAAAAGAAAAGTGTGCTGTGTTTTGCTGTAACGACAAATTAGCATCTGCGGTGATTCACTATTGTTCCGATAGTGGTATAGCTCCTCCTTTTATCATGGGGTTCGATAATATGCCGGTTTCTGAAGAGCTGAATTTTTCAACGATAGCCGTGCCTTGGGATGAGATGGTCGAACGGACCGTTGAATGCTGCGTCTCCCGTCTTGGAGGAGACGGATCGTCAACACGTCATATTGTGTTGAATACCAAGCCTCTGCTGCGTGGCCTTTCTCTGCGACATTAA
- a CDS encoding LacI family DNA-binding transcriptional regulator → MATIKDVAERAGITVTTVSRVLNNRGYISDKTRKKVYQAMKELDYRPNAIARALAQNQTNSIGIIVPSLLHPFFAVSINYFELYAAQHGFKIMICNSQRNIEKEMEYFDMLRSNKVAGIILCTRSGEVEKYLGYSFPVVTFERSISNQIPAVLCDNYLGGVLATKHLLESGCTHPAMLNGSLHVRLPADDRAKAFIDICNAANVHPLIFTTNEEQFDNRRYRPEIDTLIEENPEIDGIFASSDVIAAQAIQACYKKGIRIPEDVKLVGFDDIEIATLTTPTLTTIRQPIELMCKYAIEIILQKMKGEVVPIRTVLPVTLVRRESSETTP, encoded by the coding sequence GTGGCTACGATCAAGGATGTTGCGGAGCGTGCCGGTATTACCGTTACCACTGTTTCTCGGGTCCTAAACAACAGAGGATATATAAGCGACAAGACCAGAAAAAAAGTCTATCAGGCGATGAAAGAGTTGGATTATCGTCCCAACGCGATTGCCCGTGCTCTGGCACAGAATCAGACCAACTCGATCGGTATTATTGTACCCTCTCTGTTGCATCCCTTTTTTGCCGTGAGTATTAATTACTTTGAGTTGTATGCGGCACAGCATGGCTTCAAGATAATGATCTGCAATTCTCAGCGGAATATCGAAAAAGAAATGGAATACTTCGATATGCTGAGATCAAATAAGGTTGCCGGAATTATCTTATGTACACGAAGTGGAGAGGTTGAAAAATACCTCGGCTACTCTTTTCCGGTAGTGACCTTTGAGCGATCTATTTCCAATCAGATTCCTGCTGTTCTCTGCGATAATTACCTCGGAGGGGTTCTGGCAACCAAACATCTCCTGGAATCGGGCTGTACCCATCCGGCAATGCTTAACGGCAGCCTGCATGTCCGTCTTCCCGCCGATGACAGAGCAAAGGCTTTCATCGACATATGTAATGCGGCGAACGTTCATCCTCTGATATTTACGACGAATGAGGAACAGTTTGATAATCGTCGCTATAGGCCCGAGATAGATACCCTGATTGAAGAAAATCCGGAGATAGACGGTATCTTTGCATCAAGTGACGTCATTGCTGCACAGGCTATTCAGGCCTGTTACAAGAAGGGGATTCGTATTCCCGAGGATGTGAAACTTGTTGGTTTCGACGACATAGAAATAGCAACCCTGACCACTCCAACGCTCACTACCATCCGCCAGCCCATAGAACTGATGTGTAAATATGCAATCGAGATCATTCTTCAGAAAATGAAAGGGGAGGTCGTCCCGATTCGAACGGTCCTGCCGGTTACATTGGTGCGGCGGGAATCCTCCGAAACCACTCCGTGA
- a CDS encoding C-GCAxxG-C-C family protein: protein MMEKKSNEYTLRNFLELLISSRNLDAEAVNHIVHSTVCELQESGELEHGISMDSSATACSWLEMLINAALSYRKKGKLAYYLATAIALMFMQAGTKDTFLEEIGSYTVDVGLRYAVKRYTVLDRHPDLIQLIYEQYGKFSQDPPRVDAARRVKRLKEVYEAAYQAEVRFHGCSQCILYGLGETITPVDKSLFKAATALSGGMAQCGDGACGGYSGGILYMGTFIGRSFDTFSNDKENQYRSFSMAQRLHDKYVETYGSVLGKGVQEKLFGEFFLLRDARQKAAFGNSGAHEYKCPCVVGTAARWVAEILLDEQLI from the coding sequence ATGATGGAAAAGAAAAGCAACGAATATACATTACGGAATTTCTTGGAATTACTCATCTCTTCACGCAACCTGGATGCCGAAGCTGTTAACCACATTGTGCATTCTACGGTTTGTGAATTGCAGGAAAGCGGTGAACTCGAACATGGCATCTCGATGGATAGCTCGGCAACTGCTTGCTCATGGTTGGAGATGCTTATTAATGCGGCCCTTTCATACAGAAAAAAAGGGAAGCTTGCCTATTATCTTGCTACCGCTATTGCTTTGATGTTCATGCAGGCGGGGACGAAAGATACATTTCTTGAAGAAATAGGAAGCTACACGGTTGATGTCGGGCTTAGATATGCTGTTAAGCGATATACAGTCTTGGACCGGCACCCCGATCTTATTCAACTTATATATGAACAGTATGGTAAGTTTTCCCAGGATCCTCCCCGCGTTGATGCAGCAAGACGGGTAAAGCGGTTAAAAGAGGTCTACGAAGCCGCATATCAGGCTGAAGTTCGTTTCCACGGCTGTTCCCAATGTATCTTGTATGGATTAGGGGAAACGATTACGCCGGTGGATAAGAGCCTTTTTAAAGCTGCCACCGCACTCTCCGGAGGAATGGCGCAATGTGGAGATGGTGCCTGCGGGGGATATTCCGGGGGAATCCTGTACATGGGAACCTTTATCGGCAGAAGTTTCGATACGTTTTCCAATGATAAAGAGAACCAGTACCGTTCTTTTTCTATGGCCCAGAGATTACATGATAAATATGTCGAAACCTATGGAAGCGTCCTTGGAAAAGGTGTGCAAGAAAAACTGTTCGGTGAATTTTTCCTACTACGTGATGCTCGTCAAAAAGCAGCTTTCGGAAATTCTGGTGCGCATGAATACAAGTGCCCCTGTGTTGTCGGCACTGCGGCACGGTGGGTAGCTGAAATCTTGCTTGATGAACAGCTGATCTAA
- a CDS encoding sugar ABC transporter substrate-binding protein: MKKMLSSVMALVLFLVPFFVSAEGSQESTAESKSKEEVVIGFSFPTLREERWAAEKEIAIAYAKQQGVKLIVQDADTDANVQNQQIDNLITQDVDCLIIGPQDVNAMSSSLDAAKEAGIPVISYLRLIDNKGLTMFVGYDFTMIGEDMAKSATNSVPEGNYVVIAGDSGDNVSYQLRDGFYNVIQPKINSGDISVVYEQYIDTWSPENAMSNMENALTNEHNNIQAVLVENDTMAGACIQALKAQGLDGKVFVTGMDGDVAALQRIAEGSQSMTMLFEHDFIAKAAVDAAIDLAMGVDHQAVNGTVEAGGESVPAVLLSASKITSDTLYDIVIGKKLQKMEDVYKNVPKNRWPK, from the coding sequence ATGAAGAAAATGTTATCAAGTGTAATGGCATTAGTTTTATTCTTAGTCCCGTTCTTCGTTAGCGCAGAAGGTTCGCAGGAAAGTACGGCGGAGAGTAAGAGCAAGGAAGAGGTTGTCATCGGATTCTCTTTTCCTACATTGCGTGAGGAGCGTTGGGCTGCTGAAAAGGAAATTGCTATTGCATATGCAAAGCAACAAGGTGTGAAGCTTATTGTCCAGGATGCCGATACCGATGCAAATGTACAGAATCAACAAATAGATAATCTGATTACCCAGGATGTGGATTGCCTCATTATCGGTCCTCAGGATGTTAATGCAATGTCTTCGAGTCTGGATGCCGCAAAGGAAGCCGGTATTCCGGTGATTTCGTATCTGCGGCTCATTGATAATAAAGGACTCACAATGTTTGTGGGATACGATTTTACCATGATAGGCGAAGATATGGCGAAAAGTGCAACTAATAGTGTACCAGAAGGTAACTACGTCGTGATTGCAGGAGACTCGGGAGATAATGTCTCCTATCAGCTGCGGGATGGTTTCTACAATGTCATTCAGCCGAAGATTAACAGCGGTGATATCAGTGTGGTGTATGAGCAGTACATCGATACCTGGTCGCCGGAGAACGCCATGTCGAATATGGAAAACGCACTTACCAATGAACATAACAACATTCAGGCTGTATTAGTTGAAAACGACACCATGGCAGGAGCCTGCATACAGGCACTAAAGGCACAGGGCCTTGATGGAAAGGTTTTTGTAACAGGAATGGATGGCGATGTGGCTGCTCTCCAGAGGATTGCCGAAGGAAGTCAAAGCATGACTATGCTTTTCGAACATGATTTTATTGCGAAAGCTGCCGTCGATGCGGCGATAGATCTTGCAATGGGTGTGGACCATCAGGCTGTTAATGGAACCGTTGAGGCCGGTGGTGAGTCGGTTCCTGCTGTTCTTCTGTCTGCCAGTAAGATAACTTCTGATACTTTGTACGATATCGTGATCGGGAAAAAACTGCAAAAGATGGAAGATGTATACAAAAACGTTCCGAAAAATCGGTGGCCTAAGTAG
- a CDS encoding transaldolase family protein, whose amino-acid sequence MKFWLATANTTEAEELLSLGVFEGIITNPTIVAKEEMNPVKLFKALCSKADSLYYQIGDGTFDAMMGEADRMVSIDPNKMRIKVPATPAGLRVIRALTEQGSIAMATIVPTAPLMLLAVAAGAIAIAPYSRMIQQAGVSSKIEEVLRMQQIIDAQDLDVEICTGLYNVTDLSFYAAHGVKSGFIFPNDIRAFIQQPLVQEACDAYRDDLSHIKSFV is encoded by the coding sequence ATGAAATTTTGGTTGGCAACGGCAAATACGACGGAAGCTGAAGAGCTGTTATCCCTAGGTGTTTTTGAGGGTATCATCACAAACCCCACTATTGTGGCAAAAGAAGAGATGAATCCGGTAAAGCTCTTTAAGGCTCTTTGCAGTAAAGCCGATTCTCTCTATTATCAGATAGGCGACGGGACTTTTGACGCGATGATGGGAGAGGCTGATAGGATGGTATCCATAGATCCAAACAAAATGCGCATCAAAGTACCTGCAACACCGGCCGGTTTACGCGTTATTCGTGCATTGACAGAACAGGGATCGATTGCCATGGCTACGATTGTGCCCACGGCTCCTCTTATGCTTCTTGCCGTAGCGGCCGGAGCAATAGCTATTGCACCCTACAGTCGAATGATCCAGCAGGCAGGAGTCTCCTCGAAGATCGAAGAAGTACTGCGAATGCAGCAGATCATTGATGCCCAGGATCTCGATGTTGAAATTTGTACCGGCCTGTATAATGTCACAGACCTAAGTTTTTATGCTGCTCATGGTGTAAAATCCGGTTTTATATTTCCGAACGATATCCGTGCTTTTATTCAGCAGCCGCTTGTTCAGGAGGCCTGTGATGCCTACCGTGACGACCTTTCGCACATAAAGAGCTTTGTATAA